In Luteipulveratus mongoliensis, the DNA window ACACTGGAGGACCAGCCGGTCCCGGTGAGAGTCAAGCTCGCCGCCGCGTGGACCAGCTTCATGTTCCTGTACGCCTACGTGGACATTCTCAACTTCTTCACGCCCGGCGTCATCAAAGACATCCTCGACGGCAGGGTGTTCGAGTTCGATCTGTCCCAGACCTTTTCGACGACGGCGCTGACCCTGATGGCCGTCCCGATCCTCATGGTCGTGCTGTCAACGACCCTGCCCGCCCGGACGAACCGCATCACGAACCTCGTCGTGGCGTCGGTCTACGTCCCCGTCTCGGCATTCAACGCGG includes these proteins:
- a CDS encoding DUF6326 family protein; amino-acid sequence: MRTRQPATTLEDQPVPVRVKLAAAWTSFMFLYAYVDILNFFTPGVIKDILDGRVFEFDLSQTFSTTALTLMAVPILMVVLSTTLPARTNRITNLVVASVYVPVSAFNAVGESWTYFYGLGVVLELIVLALILRYAWTWPRTAPSATMATSPERVAVHE